In Elusimicrobiota bacterium, the following are encoded in one genomic region:
- a CDS encoding tetratricopeptide repeat protein encodes MADINERRKHIRFPVIENISEPVEIHFSPPFFQEPIIGKIVKISAGGIGLIINEPIPKYFIFSLYIRLRGIKSFEVKGKVIRLEKGISQYEVGVLFTEIDEPTVEMLTLLAGNYDGCIKKRSSEDKNYCFEECKFKILCNKENRLITTTDGEKDTSEISIQNIQSTTMKVEKETEEEDLQQIGFSSAAKTPDVKSVIRERSRDNIHPGYYVFLGFVFILIVGLFSKDKITEIIIANAQNKFLVSNYNSAVSNYNIVLKYKPDDINVRLKLAEVYNKMKMYANAEKEYERIVKIKPDMFTALMELGKLNIRFNKVKEAFICIKKANYILPQNTDAKVYLGVCYEKDKNYDEAVNVFKNIPSDLKLEDEVYLSIGKVYGVKGYYKNAILYLSKANLQKTAVEYFEMGIMENEKEQDESIFNFFKAIVRKNDFAQAYEWLGLIYRKKGFYTPAIECYQNALNINPQSARIFFNLAQLYALQDDTSKAISLLGKAVSLDKTYVDLAKNSYEFSEMKNKVEFKKVLKKF; translated from the coding sequence ATGGCTGATATAAATGAAAGGCGAAAACATATAAGATTTCCTGTAATCGAAAATATTTCCGAACCGGTTGAAATTCATTTTTCACCGCCGTTTTTTCAGGAACCTATTATTGGGAAAATTGTAAAGATATCTGCGGGCGGGATTGGATTGATTATAAATGAACCGATACCGAAATATTTTATTTTTTCACTTTATATTCGTTTGAGGGGTATTAAATCTTTTGAAGTAAAAGGGAAGGTTATTCGTCTTGAAAAAGGTATAAGTCAATATGAAGTGGGGGTCCTGTTTACTGAAATAGATGAACCAACCGTTGAAATGCTGACTCTCCTTGCCGGGAATTATGATGGATGTATAAAAAAAAGAAGTAGTGAAGATAAAAATTATTGTTTTGAAGAGTGTAAGTTTAAAATATTGTGTAACAAAGAAAATAGATTAATTACAACAACTGATGGCGAAAAAGATACATCTGAAATAAGCATACAAAATATTCAGTCAACGACTATGAAGGTGGAAAAAGAAACGGAAGAGGAAGATTTACAGCAGATAGGTTTTTCGTCCGCAGCAAAAACACCTGATGTGAAATCAGTGATTAGGGAACGCAGTCGGGATAATATTCATCCAGGCTACTATGTGTTTTTGGGTTTTGTTTTTATTTTAATAGTAGGACTTTTCTCAAAAGATAAAATCACGGAAATTATTATTGCAAATGCTCAGAATAAATTTCTAGTTTCTAATTATAATTCGGCTGTAAGTAATTATAATATTGTATTAAAATATAAGCCGGACGATATAAATGTGCGTTTAAAACTTGCGGAAGTATATAACAAGATGAAAATGTATGCTAACGCTGAAAAAGAGTATGAGAGAATTGTTAAAATAAAGCCTGATATGTTTACTGCACTTATGGAACTTGGAAAATTAAATATAAGGTTTAATAAGGTAAAAGAAGCGTTTATTTGCATTAAAAAAGCAAACTATATTTTACCTCAAAACACAGACGCTAAGGTTTATCTTGGAGTTTGTTATGAAAAAGATAAGAATTATGACGAAGCGGTGAATGTATTTAAAAATATACCCTCTGATTTAAAATTAGAAGATGAAGTATATTTATCGATTGGTAAGGTTTACGGAGTTAAGGGTTATTATAAAAATGCAATATTATATTTAAGCAAGGCGAATTTACAAAAAACTGCAGTTGAATATTTTGAAATGGGAATAATGGAAAATGAAAAGGAACAAGACGAATCAATATTTAATTTTTTTAAAGCAATTGTCAGGAAAAATGATTTTGCACAGGCTTATGAGTGGCTCGGGCTTATTTATAGGAAGAAAGGATTTTATACTCCTGCAATTGAATGTTATCAGAACGCACTGAATATAAATCCTCAATCGGCGAGAATATTTTTTAATCTTGCACAGTTATATGCTCTTCAGGATGATACTTCAAAAGCAATTTCATTGCTTGGTAAAGCGGTTTCATTAGATAAAACATATGTTGACCTGGCAAAAAATTCATACGAATTCAGTGAGATGAAAAATAAAGTCGAATTTAAAAAAGTTCTAAAAAAGTTTTAA
- a CDS encoding HD domain-containing protein, giving the protein MLSRDFEKLLNVGIALSSVHDLDTLLDMILSEAQRLTNADSGSIYLVEGDKLIFKTSRSNTYFKRWGEKKTREIFKSFEIPITKKSISGYVALTSRSLNIPNVQNIPADTEYQYYSTIDRKYGYETISMLVVPMLGCDDKIIGVLQLINSMRGNLVVPFTKAHQKITSSFSSQAAVAIQNAKLTSDLKSAHVDTIFRLSAAAEYRDKETANHIKRVSYYSELIAEKKGFSKEETDLIFWSSPMHDIGKLGIPDSILQKPGILTPEERKTMEQHTVIGAMVLKDSEVNVIKKSRIVALSHHEKVDGTGYPQRLKGEEIPIEGRIVALADVYDALSSKRCYKEAFPEEKVIKILKEESGKQFDAEIVDIFLANIDDVREIKEKYKDTEEDFDKFVDLKNINICDLLK; this is encoded by the coding sequence ATGTTATCAAGAGATTTTGAAAAACTGTTAAATGTTGGAATTGCACTTTCATCCGTTCATGATTTGGATACTCTTCTGGATATGATTCTTTCGGAAGCACAAAGATTGACGAATGCGGACAGCGGTTCCATTTATCTTGTGGAAGGCGATAAGCTTATTTTTAAGACAAGCCGGTCAAACACATATTTTAAAAGATGGGGCGAAAAGAAAACCCGTGAAATTTTTAAAAGTTTTGAGATACCAATAACAAAAAAAAGCATATCCGGGTATGTAGCTCTTACTTCCAGGTCGCTTAATATACCAAATGTTCAAAATATTCCTGCCGATACGGAATACCAGTACTATTCAACAATTGACAGGAAATACGGTTATGAAACAATTTCAATGCTTGTAGTCCCTATGCTGGGTTGTGACGATAAAATTATAGGAGTGCTTCAATTAATAAACTCTATGCGAGGAAATCTTGTTGTTCCCTTTACTAAGGCGCATCAAAAAATAACATCTTCTTTTTCTTCCCAGGCAGCGGTAGCAATTCAAAACGCTAAACTTACAAGTGATTTAAAAAGTGCCCATGTGGATACCATCTTTCGTCTTAGTGCAGCAGCGGAATATAGAGATAAAGAAACAGCAAATCATATTAAGCGGGTAAGTTATTATTCTGAACTTATAGCAGAAAAAAAAGGCTTTTCAAAAGAAGAAACAGATTTAATTTTCTGGTCGTCCCCTATGCATGACATAGGAAAATTGGGTATACCGGACTCAATCCTTCAGAAACCGGGCATACTTACTCCGGAAGAAAGAAAAACAATGGAACAACATACTGTTATCGGAGCAATGGTGTTAAAAGATTCTGAAGTAAACGTTATAAAGAAATCAAGAATTGTTGCATTATCTCATCATGAAAAAGTTGATGGTACGGGTTATCCGCAGCGGTTAAAAGGTGAGGAAATTCCTATCGAAGGAAGAATTGTTGCTCTTGCTGATGTTTATGATGCGCTTTCTTCAAAAAGGTGTTATAAAGAAGCATTTCCTGAAGAAAAAGTGATTAAAATACTTAAAGAAGAAAGCGGCAAACAATTTGATGCAGAGATTGTAGATATTTTTTTAGCGAATATTGATGATGTTAGAGAAATTAAAGAAAAATATAAAGACACAGAAGAAGATTTCGATAAATTTGTAGATTTAAAAAACATAAATATTTGCGACCTGTTGAAGTAG